The proteins below come from a single Candidatus Izemoplasmatales bacterium genomic window:
- the mnmA gene encoding tRNA 2-thiouridine(34) synthase MnmA, whose product MKKKVIVGMSGGVDSSVSALLLLREGYDVEGLYMRNWDSAVNNDREGNPDLDAPVCPQEVDYADALAVADRLGIVLHRHDFIQEYWDDVFTAFLHEYERGRTPNPDVLCNKHIKFRSFSAAAAALGADFIAMGHYARVEHGAAGTRLFRGADPDKDQSYFLCQLTRTQLDNVLFPVGGLLKSEVRRIAREAGLPTAAKKDSTGICFIGERRFSRFLANYLPAKPGDIVTEDGIVLGRHDGLMNHTIGQRKGLMIGGSRTFGNRPWFVVGKDLPTNRLIVGQGIDHPTLMSDACVLEDFNWIPAESRPSALSCTAKFRYRQPDVPVTVAFEGEDGARVRFGHDVRAVTPGQACVLYRGEECLGGGVIATVFKDGTKRVY is encoded by the coding sequence ATGAAGAAGAAAGTCATCGTAGGCATGTCGGGCGGCGTCGATTCGAGCGTATCGGCGCTGCTTTTGCTTCGCGAAGGCTACGACGTCGAAGGCCTGTACATGCGCAACTGGGACTCCGCCGTGAACAACGACCGCGAAGGCAACCCCGACCTCGACGCCCCCGTCTGTCCGCAGGAAGTGGATTACGCGGACGCGCTGGCGGTCGCCGACCGGCTCGGGATCGTCCTCCATCGGCACGATTTCATCCAGGAATACTGGGACGACGTCTTCACCGCCTTCCTGCACGAATACGAACGCGGACGGACGCCCAATCCCGACGTCCTCTGCAACAAGCACATCAAGTTCAGAAGCTTCAGCGCCGCGGCCGCGGCGCTGGGCGCCGACTTCATCGCGATGGGCCATTACGCCCGCGTCGAGCACGGCGCGGCGGGAACCCGTCTCTTCCGCGGCGCCGACCCCGACAAGGACCAGTCGTATTTCCTCTGCCAGCTGACCAGGACCCAGCTCGACAACGTGCTCTTCCCGGTCGGCGGACTTCTGAAGAGCGAGGTCCGCAGGATCGCCCGCGAGGCGGGACTTCCGACCGCGGCGAAGAAGGATTCCACCGGCATCTGCTTCATCGGCGAACGTCGCTTCAGCCGCTTCCTCGCCAACTATCTGCCCGCAAAGCCCGGCGACATCGTCACCGAGGACGGCATCGTCCTGGGACGTCACGACGGCCTCATGAACCACACCATCGGACAGCGCAAAGGACTCATGATCGGCGGATCGCGGACCTTCGGAAACCGCCCGTGGTTCGTCGTCGGGAAGGACCTTCCGACCAACCGGCTCATCGTCGGTCAGGGAATCGACCATCCGACCCTGATGTCGGATGCGTGCGTCCTCGAGGACTTCAACTGGATTCCGGCGGAATCACGACCGTCGGCATTGTCGTGCACCGCCAAGTTCCGCTACCGCCAGCCCGACGTGCCCGTCACGGTCGCCTTCGAGGGCGAGGACGGGGCGCGCGTCCGTTTCGGACACGACGTCCGCGCCGTCACCCCCGGACAGGCGTGCGTGCTCTATCGCGGCGAGGAGTGCCTCGGCGGCGGCGTGATCGCGACCGTCTTCAAGGACGGGACGAAACGCGTCTACTGA
- a CDS encoding patatin-like phospholipase family protein — MAKIGLCLGGGGSRGAYQIGVAASLRDHGILDRISSFSGTSIGAVNATLLATAAPEAALALWLDVSPDEIKAAEGTFRRLMKERTAVIEKGIYDISPLERRLRTHLSGVDLGAREVYVTISRGGAAGENIVGLMKSVYRHYMKKETNVVYCDLRGQCLSDAVEAILASCSIPVAFPAVVNGERKFYDGGLYDNVPVKPLVESGCDIVVVVHLWGLERVDAAQFPGVRLIEVWPSVSLGWMLNFDPAKAQKLYRIGYDDAETLFRKQAFDI; from the coding sequence ATGGCCAAGATCGGACTCTGCCTCGGCGGCGGCGGATCGCGCGGCGCCTACCAGATCGGCGTCGCCGCCTCCCTCCGGGACCACGGCATCCTCGACCGCATCTCTTCCTTCTCCGGCACCTCGATCGGCGCGGTGAACGCGACTCTGCTCGCGACCGCCGCTCCCGAAGCCGCGCTCGCCCTCTGGCTCGACGTCTCGCCCGACGAGATCAAGGCCGCCGAAGGAACGTTCCGCCGCCTGATGAAGGAACGCACGGCGGTGATCGAGAAGGGCATCTACGACATCTCCCCGCTCGAACGGCGGCTGCGGACCCACCTGTCGGGCGTCGACCTCGGCGCCCGCGAGGTCTATGTGACGATCTCGCGCGGCGGCGCCGCCGGCGAGAACATCGTCGGTCTGATGAAGTCAGTGTACCGCCACTACATGAAGAAGGAGACGAACGTGGTCTACTGCGACCTGCGCGGCCAGTGCCTTTCCGATGCGGTCGAGGCGATCCTCGCCTCCTGCTCGATCCCGGTCGCGTTCCCCGCGGTCGTGAACGGCGAACGCAAGTTCTACGACGGCGGCCTCTACGACAACGTGCCGGTGAAGCCGCTCGTCGAATCGGGGTGCGACATCGTCGTCGTGGTTCACCTCTGGGGTCTCGAACGGGTCGACGCCGCGCAATTCCCCGGCGTCCGACTGATCGAGGTGTGGCCTTCGGTGTCGCTCGGCTGGATGCTCAACTTCGATCCCGCGAAGGCACAGAAACTCTATCGCATCGGCTATGACGACGCCGAGACGCTCTTCCGCAAGCAAGCCTTCGACATCTGA
- a CDS encoding ABC transporter ATP-binding protein, whose protein sequence is MSTNISVRLAGVTKRYPGDCGIEDVSLAFDDRGLNLLVGPNGSGKSTILRCIVGLVRYRGTIEATPRSIGYAPEDYILPQFMTVRDFLVSVGRARDVERAVLADRIDALLDYFEMREAEHKPFFGLSTGMRQKTNLIQALLNHPKILLFDEPLRGLDEQARDQACAIIRERSKESLVIVSTHYPERFRSRNRRIVRIENGRIVDARDA, encoded by the coding sequence ATGTCTACGAACATCTCCGTTAGGCTCGCGGGCGTGACGAAACGCTATCCGGGGGACTGCGGGATCGAGGACGTCTCGCTCGCGTTCGACGACCGCGGCCTCAACCTCCTCGTCGGTCCGAACGGGTCGGGGAAGTCGACGATCCTGCGCTGCATCGTCGGTCTGGTCCGCTACCGCGGGACGATCGAGGCGACGCCGCGGTCGATCGGCTACGCCCCGGAGGACTATATCCTGCCGCAGTTCATGACGGTCCGGGATTTCCTCGTATCGGTCGGTCGCGCGCGTGATGTAGAGCGCGCCGTCCTGGCGGACCGGATCGACGCCCTGCTCGACTATTTCGAGATGCGCGAGGCGGAGCACAAGCCCTTTTTCGGTCTTTCGACGGGGATGCGGCAGAAGACCAACCTGATCCAGGCGCTGCTCAACCATCCGAAGATTTTGCTCTTCGACGAACCGCTTCGCGGTCTCGACGAGCAGGCGCGCGATCAGGCATGCGCGATCATCCGGGAGCGTTCGAAGGAGAGTCTTGTCATCGTCTCGACCCATTACCCCGAGCGCTTCCGGTCGCGCAACCGTCGGATCGTCCGGATCGAGAACGGGAGGATCGTCGATGCGCGGGATGCTTAG
- a CDS encoding putative PEP-binding protein: MPPEPARERARLADAFERTAERYRTMLSSTHRPSLADTLRFHAAIVADPDLQETAYGFVDDGLPAETALERSFGEAIGRVGRLGGYLGARAEDFREVRDRVMDKLSGTHVQGDRIRFHEPTVVVCDRLTFDALTHFDIEHVVAVLAADGGLNSHAAIILQSEGIAVVIDPYLAAAARDGEIIAVQVRRASSGEGVAAARTTIADGIEIEVAPLVNALAETSRPGFAAFAGIGLIRTEFAALASGRFPTLEEQYESYRRIATTIPGKPVCFRLFDVAPDKPVAHNEKRIYGARYLVEHPAILEDQLTALLMTAVGHEVEILVPMVENPADWNFIHRCAGICAERVRELCGVEGVDYRLGAMIESAAAIRAFPSFADVRFVSIGSNDLVADLFALLREREGFDPNLFLDPLFLEAVARVVAEAERLGIRVSVCGGAADDAAAIRGCVRAGIRHFVPSVSAAYSVIPTLARG, encoded by the coding sequence ATGCCTCCGGAGCCGGCGCGGGAACGCGCCAGGCTCGCGGACGCCTTCGAACGAACCGCGGAGCGCTATCGCACGATGCTGTCGTCGACGCATCGGCCATCGCTTGCAGATACCCTCAGGTTCCATGCGGCGATCGTCGCCGATCCCGATCTTCAGGAAACGGCGTACGGCTTCGTCGACGACGGTCTGCCGGCTGAGACGGCGCTCGAGCGCTCCTTTGGAGAGGCGATCGGTCGCGTCGGCCGCCTGGGCGGCTATTTGGGCGCGCGCGCCGAAGACTTCCGCGAGGTTCGCGACCGCGTCATGGACAAGCTGTCCGGAACCCATGTCCAGGGCGACAGGATCCGGTTCCACGAACCGACCGTCGTCGTCTGCGATCGACTCACGTTCGACGCGTTGACGCACTTCGACATCGAACACGTCGTCGCCGTCCTTGCCGCCGACGGCGGCCTCAACTCTCACGCCGCCATCATCCTGCAATCGGAGGGCATCGCGGTCGTCATCGACCCCTACCTCGCCGCCGCCGCCCGCGACGGCGAGATCATCGCCGTGCAGGTACGGCGCGCCTCATCGGGCGAAGGCGTAGCCGCCGCCCGGACGACCATCGCAGACGGGATCGAGATCGAGGTGGCACCCCTCGTCAACGCGCTCGCCGAGACGTCCAGACCGGGTTTCGCGGCGTTCGCCGGCATCGGGTTGATCCGGACCGAATTCGCCGCCCTCGCCTCGGGGCGTTTCCCGACGCTCGAGGAGCAGTACGAAAGCTATCGCCGGATCGCGACCACGATACCCGGAAAGCCGGTCTGCTTCCGACTGTTCGACGTCGCCCCCGACAAACCCGTCGCCCACAACGAGAAAAGGATCTACGGCGCCCGATACCTCGTGGAGCATCCCGCGATCCTCGAAGACCAGCTGACCGCGCTGCTGATGACGGCCGTCGGACATGAGGTCGAAATCCTGGTGCCGATGGTCGAGAATCCCGCCGACTGGAACTTCATCCACCGCTGCGCCGGCATCTGCGCCGAACGCGTCCGCGAGCTTTGCGGCGTCGAAGGCGTCGACTACCGACTCGGCGCGATGATCGAGAGCGCGGCCGCAATCCGGGCTTTTCCATCCTTCGCCGACGTGCGTTTCGTGTCGATCGGGTCGAACGATCTCGTCGCCGACCTTTTCGCCCTACTCAGAGAACGGGAGGGATTCGATCCGAACCTCTTTCTCGATCCGCTCTTCCTCGAGGCCGTCGCCCGCGTCGTCGCCGAGGCGGAACGGCTCGGGATCCGCGTCTCGGTCTGCGGCGGAGCGGCGGACGACGCAGCCGCGATCCGCGGCTGCGTCCGCGCCGGCATCCGCCATTTCGTGCCCTCGGTGTCGGCCGCCTATTCGGTCATTCCCACTCTCGCCCGCGGTTGA
- the glmS gene encoding glutamine--fructose-6-phosphate transaminase (isomerizing), with protein MCGIVGYLGRDKASDIIIAGLEKLEYRGYDSCGICFYDEDARRFVMYKDKGRVAHLKLDFNYDMCNGLGIGHTRWATHGVPNQINSHPHYSTGDRFAVVHNGVIENYKELTDRYLEGVRFVSETDTEVIANLIARFAESMPVEDAIRKTLSVLEGSYALLVVDTSDPHKLYAAKNKSPLLLGVGKRGVTLASDVMALVGYADQYFPIEDKTFTVVGEKDGIACFALYDIIGRPVESQFMTIDLVLDEIGKGGYSHYMLKEICEQPSVVRKIASKYIADDGRILLDPELKSWFSDAERVYVIAAGTSMHAGFVGKYLLENLAGIPVEVFIASEFAYNPPLLVKNPLFVFISQSGETADLRACLLDVKRRGYRTVTITNVATSTLARESDKFLEIHAGPEIAVASTKAYVGQIVILAVIAVALCPNPAFDLRHELARVAVAMDAIIDKREFIHGLVRNKIAKRNCFYIGRGLDYFACLEAALKLKEISYIQTEGFAAGELKHGTIALIENGVPVIAIISQKAIAKLTRSNIREVCARGAEKLVISLNSVADPTDEIVLMDVHEALTPLLTIIPTQLISFYAALDLGRDIDKPRNLAKSVTVE; from the coding sequence ATGTGCGGAATCGTCGGGTATCTCGGACGCGACAAGGCGTCCGACATCATCATCGCGGGACTGGAAAAACTGGAATACCGCGGCTATGATTCCTGCGGCATCTGTTTCTACGACGAAGACGCCCGCCGTTTCGTCATGTACAAGGACAAGGGACGCGTCGCCCATCTCAAGCTCGACTTCAACTACGACATGTGCAACGGCCTCGGCATCGGCCATACGCGCTGGGCGACCCACGGTGTCCCGAACCAGATCAACTCCCACCCCCACTACTCGACGGGGGACCGTTTCGCCGTGGTCCACAACGGCGTCATCGAGAACTACAAGGAACTGACCGACCGGTATCTCGAGGGCGTGCGTTTCGTGAGCGAGACGGACACCGAGGTGATCGCCAACCTGATCGCGCGGTTCGCGGAGAGCATGCCCGTCGAAGATGCGATCCGAAAGACCCTGTCGGTCCTCGAAGGGTCCTACGCGCTCCTCGTCGTCGATACGTCGGATCCCCACAAACTCTATGCGGCGAAGAACAAGTCGCCCCTCCTGCTCGGCGTCGGCAAGCGCGGCGTGACGCTCGCTTCGGACGTGATGGCGCTCGTCGGCTATGCCGACCAGTACTTCCCGATCGAGGACAAGACCTTCACCGTCGTCGGCGAGAAGGACGGCATCGCCTGCTTCGCCCTCTACGACATCATCGGCCGCCCGGTCGAAAGCCAGTTTATGACGATCGACCTCGTCCTCGACGAGATCGGCAAGGGCGGATACAGCCACTACATGCTCAAGGAGATCTGCGAACAGCCGTCAGTCGTCCGCAAGATCGCCTCGAAGTACATCGCCGATGACGGCCGGATCCTCCTCGATCCGGAGTTGAAGTCCTGGTTTTCGGATGCGGAGCGCGTCTACGTGATCGCCGCCGGCACCAGCATGCACGCCGGTTTCGTCGGCAAGTACCTGCTCGAGAACCTTGCCGGCATTCCCGTCGAGGTCTTCATCGCCAGCGAGTTCGCGTACAATCCGCCGCTGCTCGTGAAGAATCCGCTGTTCGTCTTCATCTCGCAGTCGGGCGAAACCGCCGACCTGCGCGCCTGTCTGCTCGACGTCAAGCGACGCGGCTACAGGACCGTGACGATCACCAACGTCGCGACCTCGACGCTGGCGCGCGAATCCGACAAGTTCCTCGAGATCCACGCCGGTCCGGAGATCGCCGTCGCTTCGACGAAAGCCTACGTCGGCCAGATCGTGATCCTCGCCGTCATCGCCGTCGCCCTCTGCCCCAATCCGGCGTTCGACCTGCGCCACGAACTCGCCCGGGTCGCCGTCGCGATGGATGCGATCATCGACAAGCGCGAATTCATCCACGGACTCGTCCGAAACAAGATCGCCAAACGCAACTGCTTCTACATCGGCCGCGGCCTCGACTACTTCGCGTGCCTGGAGGCGGCGCTGAAGCTGAAGGAGATCTCCTACATTCAGACCGAAGGCTTCGCCGCCGGCGAACTGAAGCACGGTACGATCGCCCTGATCGAGAACGGCGTGCCGGTGATCGCGATCATCTCGCAGAAGGCGATCGCGAAACTGACCCGCTCGAACATCCGCGAAGTCTGCGCCCGCGGCGCCGAGAAACTCGTGATCTCCCTCAATTCCGTCGCCGATCCGACGGACGAGATCGTGCTCATGGACGTCCACGAGGCACTGACCCCGCTCCTCACCATCATCCCCACCCAGCTGATCTCCTTCTACGCCGCGCTCGATCTCGGACGCGACATCGACAAACCGCGCAACCTCGCGAAATCCGTCACGGTGGAATGA
- the glmU gene encoding bifunctional UDP-N-acetylglucosamine diphosphorylase/glucosamine-1-phosphate N-acetyltransferase GlmU, which produces MKRYAVILAAGKGTRMKTELPKCAYPLIRKPMIAYIVENVRNTRMFDEIVVVVGHKREIIQDILGDSVRYAVQAEQLGTGHAVMAAEELVADREGDVMILPGDMPLIDSAVCEKALQEHHDRRHDLTIVTTRVDDPFGYGRIIRNESGYLESIIEEHEATQAQRAIDEINTGIYVVRTNVLFDSLKKINNDNKKREYYLTDIVKVAKADEFVLGTYFLKDSTKAMGVNDLYALSIAEAKLRLKINRGHMLNGVAMINPETITIGHNVVIEENVMINPNSFITGNSVIRKGAVIGPNTEIHESTIGENVTCRHSIVFNSVVHENTTVGPFAHLRDGADIGPNNRIGNFVEVKKSSTGEHTKASHLAYIGDTTCGSRVNFGCGSVTVNYDGVHKYQTVIGDDVFIGCNVNLIAPIRVEDKAFIAAGSTLNMNVPKGALAIARAYQVNKEDYVRTLQDRMSGEKKSE; this is translated from the coding sequence ATGAAAAGATACGCCGTCATTCTAGCCGCGGGCAAAGGCACCCGCATGAAGACCGAACTGCCGAAGTGCGCCTATCCGCTGATCCGCAAGCCGATGATCGCCTACATCGTCGAGAACGTCCGCAACACGCGCATGTTCGACGAGATCGTCGTCGTGGTCGGGCACAAGCGCGAGATCATCCAGGACATCCTCGGGGACTCCGTCCGCTATGCGGTCCAAGCCGAGCAGCTCGGCACCGGGCATGCGGTCATGGCCGCGGAGGAACTCGTCGCGGATCGCGAAGGCGACGTGATGATCCTGCCGGGCGACATGCCCTTGATCGATTCCGCCGTCTGCGAGAAGGCCCTTCAGGAGCACCACGACCGGCGTCACGACCTGACGATCGTGACCACGCGCGTGGACGATCCGTTCGGCTACGGCCGCATCATCCGGAACGAGTCCGGCTATCTCGAATCGATCATCGAGGAGCACGAGGCCACCCAGGCGCAGCGCGCGATCGACGAGATCAACACCGGCATCTACGTGGTCCGGACGAACGTGCTGTTCGATTCGCTCAAGAAGATCAACAACGACAACAAGAAGCGCGAGTACTACCTGACCGACATCGTCAAGGTGGCGAAGGCCGACGAGTTCGTCCTCGGCACCTACTTCCTGAAGGATTCGACCAAGGCGATGGGCGTGAACGACCTCTACGCGCTGTCGATCGCCGAAGCGAAGCTCCGCCTCAAGATCAACCGCGGACACATGCTGAACGGGGTCGCGATGATCAACCCCGAGACGATTACGATCGGTCACAACGTCGTGATCGAGGAAAACGTCATGATCAACCCGAACTCCTTCATCACCGGCAATTCGGTGATCCGCAAGGGGGCGGTGATCGGCCCGAACACCGAGATCCACGAGAGCACGATCGGCGAAAACGTGACGTGCCGGCATTCGATCGTCTTCAACTCGGTCGTCCATGAGAACACCACCGTCGGTCCGTTCGCCCACCTGCGCGACGGTGCCGACATCGGCCCGAACAACCGCATCGGCAACTTCGTCGAGGTGAAGAAGTCGTCCACCGGGGAACACACCAAGGCCTCGCACCTCGCCTATATCGGCGACACCACCTGCGGTTCGCGGGTGAATTTCGGCTGCGGTTCGGTCACGGTCAACTACGACGGCGTCCACAAGTACCAGACGGTCATCGGCGACGACGTCTTCATCGGCTGCAACGTCAACCTGATCGCGCCGATCCGGGTCGAGGACAAGGCCTTCATCGCCGCCGGCTCGACTCTCAACATGAACGTGCCCAAGGGCGCCCTGGCGATCGCCCGCGCCTACCAGGTGAACAAGGAAGACTATGTACGGACCCTGCAGGACCGCATGTCCGGCGAGAAAAAGTCCGAATGA
- the infC gene encoding translation initiation factor IF-3: MVNEQIRFREVLVIGSEGQQFGVKPIREALFIASKEGLDLVCVAPGAVPPVCKLLDYSKYRYEQQRKAREAKKNQKIVELKEIRLTAVIDTHDFETKVRNGVKFLDHGDKLKISVRLPNRAPAPLVVQGKDVLNKFAALCKEVGDIEKDIVHEGRYLTIHLTPKKKPQAQRSE; encoded by the coding sequence TTGGTCAACGAGCAGATCCGCTTCCGCGAAGTGCTCGTGATCGGTTCGGAAGGCCAGCAGTTCGGCGTCAAGCCGATCCGCGAGGCTCTCTTCATCGCGTCGAAGGAAGGCCTCGACCTCGTGTGCGTCGCACCGGGAGCCGTACCTCCCGTCTGCAAGCTGCTCGACTACAGCAAGTACCGCTACGAACAGCAGCGCAAGGCCCGCGAAGCCAAGAAGAACCAGAAGATCGTCGAACTCAAGGAGATCCGGCTCACTGCGGTCATCGACACCCACGATTTCGAGACCAAGGTCAGGAACGGCGTCAAGTTCCTCGACCATGGCGACAAGCTGAAGATTTCCGTCCGTCTGCCCAACCGCGCGCCGGCCCCGCTGGTCGTCCAGGGCAAGGACGTCCTGAACAAGTTCGCCGCGCTATGCAAGGAAGTCGGCGACATCGAGAAGGACATCGTCCACGAGGGACGGTATCTGACCATCCATCTCACCCCGAAGAAAAAACCACAGGCACAGAGGAGCGAATGA
- the rpmI gene encoding 50S ribosomal protein L35 — protein sequence MPKFKSHSGTKKRLKKTGSGKLLRASTFGGHLMTHKSTKQNRQHRHKETVTNSDLKRIRQQVPYL from the coding sequence ATGCCGAAGTTCAAATCCCATTCCGGGACCAAGAAGAGACTGAAGAAGACGGGCAGCGGCAAGCTGCTGCGCGCCAGCACGTTCGGCGGACATCTGATGACGCACAAGAGCACGAAGCAGAACCGCCAGCACCGCCACAAGGAAACCGTGACCAACTCCGACCTCAAGCGGATCCGTCAGCAGGTTCCGTACCTTTGA
- the rplT gene encoding 50S ribosomal protein L20, with the protein MPRVKGGYATRRRRNRLLKLAKGYFGAKHILFKTAKEQVMNSMAYAYRDRRRKKRDFRKLWITRINAAARLNELSYSRLVNGLNVAKIEVNRKILADLAVNDPKGFASLCDQAKKALAK; encoded by the coding sequence ATGCCGAGAGTGAAGGGTGGCTATGCCACCAGAAGAAGAAGAAACAGACTCCTGAAGCTCGCGAAGGGCTACTTCGGAGCGAAGCACATCCTGTTCAAGACCGCCAAGGAACAGGTCATGAACTCGATGGCGTACGCGTACCGCGACCGTCGCCGCAAGAAGAGAGACTTCCGCAAGCTCTGGATCACCCGCATCAACGCCGCCGCCCGGCTGAACGAACTCAGCTATTCGCGGCTCGTGAACGGCCTCAACGTCGCCAAGATCGAAGTCAACCGCAAGATCCTCGCCGACCTCGCCGTCAACGACCCGAAGGGGTTCGCGTCGCTCTGCGACCAGGCCAAGAAGGCCCTCGCCAAGTAA
- a CDS encoding ABC transporter ATP-binding protein: protein MREPVVVCADITKTFRMSKKQQRIEHTKDPIKVAVKHLSFTANKGEIYGLLGPNGAGKTTALRCISTLIRPDEGDVIVAGHSVKNDPERVRGRIGFLTSDLKLEDFFTPDYLYDYFARLHGVPAEKAAERKRIFFEQFGIAKFAEVKVGELSTGMRQKVQIAIALVHDPDVIVFDEPTNGLDILTARVVTDYLKELRDAGKTIIVSTHIFSLVERICDRVGIIVDGRLVHERDFAETATDEIGLEELFFQLVAAESGERADA from the coding sequence ATGCGCGAACCCGTCGTCGTCTGCGCCGACATCACGAAGACGTTCCGAATGTCGAAGAAGCAGCAACGGATCGAACATACGAAGGATCCGATCAAAGTCGCCGTGAAGCATCTGTCGTTCACGGCCAACAAGGGAGAGATCTACGGCCTGCTCGGCCCGAACGGTGCCGGCAAGACCACCGCCCTCCGCTGCATCTCGACGTTGATCCGGCCCGACGAGGGCGACGTCATCGTCGCCGGCCATTCCGTCAAGAACGATCCTGAACGGGTCCGCGGCCGGATCGGTTTCCTCACCTCCGACCTCAAGCTCGAGGATTTCTTCACTCCCGACTACCTGTACGACTACTTCGCCAGGCTGCACGGCGTTCCCGCGGAAAAGGCCGCGGAGCGCAAGCGCATCTTCTTCGAGCAGTTCGGCATCGCCAAGTTCGCCGAGGTCAAGGTCGGCGAACTGTCGACCGGCATGCGCCAGAAAGTGCAGATCGCGATCGCGCTGGTGCACGATCCCGACGTCATCGTCTTCGACGAACCCACCAACGGCCTCGACATCCTCACCGCCCGCGTCGTGACCGACTATCTGAAGGAACTGCGCGACGCCGGCAAGACGATCATCGTCTCCACCCACATCTTCAGTCTCGTCGAACGGATCTGCGACCGCGTCGGGATCATCGTCGACGGTCGGCTCGTGCACGAGCGCGACTTCGCCGAGACCGCGACCGACGAGATCGGCCTTGAGGAACTGTTCTTCCAGCTCGTGGCGGCGGAAAGCGGGGAACGTGCCGATGCGTAA
- a CDS encoding ABC transporter permease, translated as MRNVLTIFKKEWDRVFKDRRLILSVMVLPGLMIFILYTFIGQGMSNFITPDEELVAIANAPTAFTTLWNAAEADQPVTLATIEPDDFETYRDRVDAADWQLVIVFPENFEDDLGVDKPEIVVYYNPNETDSTLVFERFAGYLVQYQEALSTELYGDTEAFAVSWASTEVDEAQMVGTLMSTLLPMLVVMFLFSGAMAIGPESIAGEKERGTIATLLVTPVKRREIALGKVLSLGVLSLISAVSSFIGIISSLPNLFATEGVDMNVYGVSDYLLILALLFSTVFVIVGIIAIVSAYARNMKEAGTLITPIYLITIVIGVSTMFSDGAAQSWWIYLIPIYNTVQTLTAILTFDPAAPLWLLVTVLSNLVFTAVFVFILNRMFDSERVMFAK; from the coding sequence ATGCGTAACGTCCTGACGATCTTCAAGAAGGAATGGGACCGCGTGTTCAAGGATCGCCGGCTGATCCTGTCGGTCATGGTCCTCCCGGGTCTGATGATCTTCATCCTCTACACCTTCATCGGCCAGGGCATGTCGAACTTCATCACGCCCGACGAGGAACTGGTCGCGATCGCCAACGCCCCGACGGCGTTCACGACCCTGTGGAACGCCGCCGAAGCGGACCAACCCGTCACCCTTGCGACCATCGAACCGGATGATTTCGAGACATACCGCGACCGCGTCGACGCCGCCGACTGGCAGCTCGTGATCGTCTTCCCCGAGAACTTCGAGGACGACCTGGGCGTCGACAAGCCCGAAATCGTGGTCTACTACAATCCCAACGAGACCGACTCGACCCTCGTCTTCGAACGCTTCGCCGGCTATCTCGTCCAGTACCAGGAAGCGCTCTCGACCGAACTCTACGGCGACACCGAAGCCTTCGCCGTCTCCTGGGCTTCCACCGAAGTCGACGAGGCGCAGATGGTCGGCACCCTGATGTCGACGCTTCTGCCGATGCTCGTGGTGATGTTCTTGTTCTCCGGAGCGATGGCCATCGGTCCCGAGTCGATCGCGGGCGAGAAGGAACGCGGCACCATCGCGACCTTGCTCGTGACGCCGGTGAAGCGCCGCGAGATCGCCCTCGGAAAGGTCCTGTCCCTCGGCGTCCTGTCGCTCATATCGGCCGTTTCTTCGTTCATCGGGATCATCTCGTCGCTGCCCAACCTGTTCGCGACCGAGGGCGTCGACATGAACGTCTACGGAGTGTCCGACTACCTCCTGATCCTGGCTCTGCTCTTCTCTACCGTCTTCGTCATCGTCGGGATCATCGCGATCGTCTCGGCGTATGCCCGGAACATGAAGGAAGCGGGGACGCTGATCACCCCGATCTACCTCATCACGATCGTCATCGGCGTCTCGACGATGTTCTCCGACGGCGCCGCGCAGTCATGGTGGATCTATCTGATCCCGATCTACAACACCGTCCAGACACTCACGGCGATCCTCACGTTCGATCCCGCCGCGCCGCTGTGGCTGCTCGTGACCGTCCTTTCCAACCTGGTCTTCACCGCCGTCTTCGTCTTTATCCTCAACCGCATGTTCGACAGCGAACGCGTCATGTTCGCGAAGTGA